The Megasphaera stantonii genome includes a window with the following:
- a CDS encoding NCS2 family permease — MNFLERMFHLTQNGTTVRTELIAGITTFMTMAYILAVNPTILSAAGMDKGAVLTATALASLIGTLCMAFFANYPFALAPGMGLNAFFAYTVVLQMGYTWEMALAAVFVEGVIFIVLSLTNVREAIFNAIPMTLKKAVSAGIGLFIALIGLFNAQIIVANPATKISLFSFKQAVADGTFHTVGITVLLAMLGILFTAFLMIRRVRGNVLWGILFTWILAVLCELTGLYVPNPELHMYSVIPDVSAGAAAFAPASIAPIFGHLDFSRLWSVDFLIVMFAFLFVDIFDTLGTLIGVSSKANMLDADGKLPRIKGALMADAVATTFGAVLGTSTTTTFVESATGVSEGGRTGLTALFVALFFALSLFLSPLFMAIPAFATAPALVIVGFLMLTSVAGIDFDDFSEAIPAYITIIAMPFCYSISEGISFGIISYVILNVLTGKREKISLLMYILAVIFIGKYIFL; from the coding sequence ATGAACTTCCTCGAACGTATGTTTCATTTGACGCAAAACGGCACGACTGTAAGAACCGAGCTCATCGCCGGCATTACGACCTTCATGACCATGGCCTATATTCTGGCCGTCAACCCGACGATTCTGAGCGCCGCCGGCATGGATAAGGGCGCCGTCCTCACGGCGACGGCCTTGGCGTCCCTCATCGGCACGTTGTGCATGGCCTTCTTTGCCAACTATCCCTTCGCCCTGGCTCCCGGCATGGGCCTGAACGCCTTTTTTGCCTATACCGTAGTCCTGCAGATGGGCTATACGTGGGAAATGGCCTTGGCCGCCGTCTTTGTAGAAGGCGTCATTTTTATCGTCCTATCCTTGACAAACGTCCGCGAAGCCATCTTCAACGCCATACCGATGACCCTGAAAAAGGCAGTGTCCGCCGGCATCGGCTTGTTTATCGCCCTCATCGGCCTGTTCAACGCCCAAATCATCGTCGCCAACCCGGCTACGAAGATTTCCCTCTTTTCCTTTAAGCAGGCCGTCGCCGACGGCACCTTCCACACCGTAGGCATTACGGTATTGCTGGCTATGCTGGGCATCTTGTTTACGGCCTTCCTCATGATCCGCCGCGTCCGCGGCAACGTCCTCTGGGGCATCTTATTTACATGGATATTAGCAGTCCTCTGCGAACTGACCGGCCTGTACGTCCCCAATCCGGAACTGCACATGTACAGCGTAATCCCTGACGTATCTGCCGGCGCGGCGGCCTTTGCTCCAGCCAGTATCGCTCCGATCTTCGGGCACCTCGATTTCAGCCGCCTCTGGTCCGTCGATTTCCTCATCGTCATGTTCGCCTTCTTATTCGTCGATATCTTCGATACCTTAGGTACGCTCATCGGCGTATCCTCCAAGGCCAACATGCTCGACGCCGACGGCAAGCTGCCCCGCATCAAGGGAGCCCTCATGGCTGACGCCGTCGCCACGACCTTCGGCGCAGTCCTCGGCACCAGTACGACGACGACCTTCGTCGAAAGCGCTACCGGCGTCAGCGAAGGAGGCCGCACGGGCTTGACGGCGTTGTTCGTCGCCCTGTTTTTCGCCCTGTCCCTGTTCCTGTCACCTCTCTTCATGGCCATCCCGGCCTTCGCCACCGCGCCGGCCCTGGTCATCGTCGGGTTCCTCATGCTGACCTCTGTTGCCGGCATCGACTTTGACGATTTCAGCGAAGCCATTCCGGCCTACATTACCATCATTGCCATGCCCTTCTGCTACAGCATTTCCGAAGGCATCTCTTTCGGTATCATCTCCTATGTCATCCTCAACGTCCTGACGGGAAAACGAGAAAAAATCAGCCTGCTCATGTACATTCTGGCGGTCATCTTCATTGGAAAATACATCTTTTTATAA
- the cas1 gene encoding type II CRISPR-associated endonuclease Cas1 — MYQHIVIESGAKLYQKNSQLFIEAEQIHHIPIEDIATLLLDNRRIAITGYCLETVVKNGAVVILCNEKHLPSAVMLPFAANSRRLKMINLQVGQTRPRKKQLWKQIIQQKIYNQGRCLELCGKENVVKKFIDKVKSGDSTNAEGTAAAAYFKALYGDEFIRHGSDVVNSILDYGYAVLRSSIARYLALYGFEPSLGIFHHSELNSFNLADDLIEPFRPIVDIYAYRYVGTEEKEMSAAVRRELVQLLSCNICSGNEVHAVHYAIERTVQSLIRAYTEKEKCLLLPELLPLQVHAYE, encoded by the coding sequence ATGTATCAACATATCGTCATAGAAAGTGGTGCAAAGTTATATCAGAAAAACAGCCAGCTTTTTATAGAAGCTGAACAGATTCATCATATTCCCATAGAAGATATCGCTACGCTGCTGTTAGATAATCGCCGTATTGCAATTACGGGGTATTGTTTGGAAACAGTAGTAAAAAACGGCGCTGTCGTCATATTGTGCAACGAGAAACACTTGCCCAGCGCCGTTATGCTGCCATTTGCGGCTAATTCCCGGCGACTGAAGATGATAAATCTGCAGGTAGGGCAGACCAGGCCGCGGAAAAAGCAGCTCTGGAAACAGATCATACAGCAGAAGATTTATAATCAGGGACGGTGTCTGGAACTGTGCGGAAAAGAAAATGTAGTCAAAAAGTTTATAGATAAGGTTAAATCCGGCGACAGCACAAACGCTGAAGGAACTGCGGCGGCAGCGTACTTTAAAGCCTTATATGGAGACGAGTTTATTCGCCATGGCAGCGATGTAGTAAACAGTATCCTGGATTACGGCTATGCGGTGCTTCGCAGTTCCATTGCTCGGTATTTGGCCTTATACGGATTCGAACCTAGCTTGGGAATATTTCATCACAGCGAGTTAAATTCATTCAATTTGGCTGATGACTTAATTGAACCGTTTCGGCCTATTGTCGATATATATGCATATCGGTATGTTGGAACGGAAGAAAAGGAGATGAGTGCTGCAGTACGTCGAGAACTGGTCCAATTATTAAGCTGCAATATCTGTTCCGGAAATGAAGTTCATGCTGTTCATTATGCCATTGAGCGGACGGTGCAAAGCCTGATTCGTGCCTATACAGAAAAAGAAAAATGCTTGTTGCTGCCGGAACTGCTGCCTTTACAAGTTCATGCATATGAGTAG
- the cas2 gene encoding CRISPR-associated endonuclease Cas2 — MRLIVMFDLPVRTKAERRAATQFRQFLLKDGYYMMQFSVYVRLCNGMEAANKHRMRILHALPKAGSIRTLLITERQFESMEILCGANCQAKCNFLE; from the coding sequence ATGCGTTTAATCGTCATGTTTGATTTACCTGTTCGAACAAAGGCAGAACGACGGGCAGCAACGCAGTTTCGACAATTTCTTTTAAAAGACGGATATTATATGATGCAATTTTCCGTCTATGTGCGCTTGTGCAATGGTATGGAAGCAGCTAATAAACACCGGATGAGAATTTTACATGCATTGCCTAAAGCAGGGTCTATTCGTACCTTGTTAATTACGGAACGACAATTTGAATCAATGGAAATTTTATGTGGGGCGAATTGTCAAGCTAAGTGCAACTTTTTAGAGTAA
- a CDS encoding IS30 family transposase: MCHYHHLTLSERENLLFFRAQSYSISRIAAALGRDKSTISRELRRNTVNGKYLPITAQQQYARRRKACKPHKRLENAELFALVKNLFLVHHWSPEEIAGRLQLEHQKALLSYATIYRAIYAGMFDETSSSHGSRGAVRRLRHHGKSRHTRQYQERRGSIPISHDISERPAGAANRSRRGHWECDTIAGKTGKACLVTLVDRKSRYLVGGKAAKKTAQAVNTVLLQVLQGQPVKSLTPDRGKEFAHHAAVTEALNGVPFYFPPPHQPWQRGSNENTNGLVREYFPKGTDITLVPEAYVQAVFAELNRRPRKCLGYKTPYEVHYSKKLHLA; this comes from the coding sequence ATGTGCCACTATCATCATCTTACTCTATCTGAACGAGAAAATCTACTCTTTTTTCGCGCGCAGTCCTATTCTATCTCTCGAATTGCGGCGGCCCTCGGCCGAGATAAATCCACGATCTCACGGGAACTACGCAGAAATACAGTGAACGGCAAGTATCTGCCCATCACCGCACAACAACAGTATGCCCGCCGCCGTAAGGCATGCAAGCCTCACAAGCGGTTAGAGAATGCCGAGCTATTCGCATTGGTTAAAAATCTCTTCCTGGTGCATCATTGGTCCCCAGAAGAAATTGCCGGACGCTTGCAGCTGGAACATCAGAAGGCACTCCTTAGCTATGCAACGATTTACCGCGCCATATATGCCGGTATGTTTGATGAAACGTCGTCCTCCCATGGGTCCCGCGGTGCGGTCCGCCGCTTGCGGCATCATGGAAAATCCCGGCATACCCGGCAATATCAGGAACGACGGGGTTCTATTCCCATCTCTCACGATATTTCGGAACGGCCAGCAGGAGCCGCTAACCGCTCCCGGCGAGGACATTGGGAATGTGATACCATAGCAGGAAAGACAGGAAAAGCCTGTCTGGTTACGTTGGTAGATAGAAAGAGCCGGTATCTGGTAGGAGGCAAAGCAGCCAAAAAGACAGCACAAGCCGTCAATACGGTATTGCTTCAGGTACTGCAAGGGCAACCTGTAAAAAGCCTTACGCCGGACAGAGGAAAAGAGTTCGCCCATCATGCCGCTGTCACGGAGGCCTTGAACGGCGTGCCGTTTTATTTCCCGCCGCCGCATCAGCCCTGGCAGCGGGGAAGCAACGAAAATACCAATGGCCTAGTCCGAGAGTATTTCCCGAAAGGGACGGACATCACACTCGTTCCAGAAGCCTATGTGCAAGCTGTTTTTGCAGAACTAAATCGCCGTCCCCGAAAATGTTTAGGATACAAAACGCCATACGAAGTACATTACTCTAAAAAGTTGCACTTAGCTTGA
- the gatC gene encoding Asp-tRNA(Asn)/Glu-tRNA(Gln) amidotransferase subunit GatC: MKISAEEIKKIALLSRLEIKEDQIDAVGKQLNDILSYMDLMSQVDITDVQPTAHAVSMSNVMRDDVPHTSLPNDKALQNAPEPENGYFKVPKVIQD; the protein is encoded by the coding sequence ATGAAAATCAGTGCTGAAGAAATAAAGAAAATTGCACTGTTGTCCCGCTTGGAAATCAAGGAAGACCAGATTGACGCTGTCGGGAAACAGCTGAACGACATTTTATCGTATATGGATCTCATGAGTCAGGTAGATATTACGGATGTACAGCCGACGGCTCATGCCGTATCCATGTCCAATGTCATGCGCGACGATGTGCCCCATACGTCCCTGCCCAATGATAAAGCGCTGCAAAATGCGCCGGAACCGGAAAACGGCTACTTTAAAGTGCCGAAGGTCATTCAGGATTAA
- a CDS encoding amidohydrolase family protein, giving the protein MVLKHCRIVDVYTQSIREGDIAVIDGVLAGIGGSYEGRRVVDAGGRYAAPGLIDSHIHIESSYVSPEEFGRLVVPLGTTTIIADPHEIANVCGLAGLKYMAEAAEQTVLDIQFMAPSCVPATSFDHSGAVIGAEELARALQDSYILGVGEFMNYPGVAAAQDDVLDKLAAAHEAGKIVDGHSPGLHGGGLQAYAAAGIRTDHECSTAEEALERISLGMYVLLRNGSACRDLPNLIGAVTPQNLRRFLLCSDDLHLKTIFSKGHLNEHLRLCVRHSISPEGAVTMATLNAAECYGLSDRGALAPGKRANGPTSSCLMICRSFPFGRPLLPARRLRPKGRIFRLLRRLTPVLSVTLCIWPVFLPTSCAWPCARRRSIR; this is encoded by the coding sequence TTGGTTCTTAAACACTGCCGTATTGTCGACGTGTATACCCAGTCTATACGGGAAGGGGACATTGCTGTCATAGACGGCGTCCTCGCCGGTATCGGCGGTTCGTACGAAGGGCGGCGCGTCGTCGATGCCGGAGGGCGGTATGCCGCGCCGGGCCTCATCGACAGCCATATCCACATCGAGTCGTCCTACGTCAGTCCGGAAGAATTCGGCCGCCTCGTCGTTCCCCTGGGGACGACGACGATTATTGCCGACCCTCATGAAATCGCCAATGTCTGCGGACTGGCCGGATTGAAGTATATGGCCGAAGCGGCGGAGCAGACTGTTCTGGATATTCAGTTCATGGCTCCATCCTGCGTGCCGGCGACATCCTTCGACCACAGCGGCGCCGTCATCGGCGCGGAAGAGCTGGCCCGGGCTCTGCAGGACAGTTACATATTGGGCGTAGGGGAATTTATGAACTATCCCGGCGTCGCGGCAGCCCAGGACGACGTGCTGGATAAGTTAGCGGCGGCCCATGAAGCAGGCAAGATCGTCGACGGTCACAGTCCGGGCCTCCATGGCGGCGGGCTGCAGGCTTACGCCGCTGCCGGAATTCGGACGGACCATGAATGCTCCACTGCCGAGGAAGCGCTGGAGCGAATTTCCCTCGGCATGTACGTCCTCCTGCGAAACGGTTCGGCCTGCCGCGATTTGCCGAATCTCATCGGCGCCGTCACGCCGCAGAACCTGCGCCGGTTCCTGCTGTGTTCCGACGATCTGCATTTGAAAACGATATTTTCCAAGGGCCATTTGAACGAGCACCTGCGGCTGTGCGTGCGGCACAGCATTTCGCCGGAAGGAGCCGTCACGATGGCGACGCTCAACGCTGCCGAATGCTACGGCTTGTCGGACCGCGGCGCTCTGGCGCCGGGAAAACGGGCCAACGGGCCGACGTCGTCTTGTTTGATGATTTGCAGGAGTTTTCCGTTTGGAAGACCTTTATTGCCGGCGAGGAGGTTGCGTCCGAAGGGGCGTATATTCCGCCTTTTACGCAGGCTGACACCAGTGCTGTCCGTCACACTGTGCATCTGGCCGGTTTTTCTGCCGACAAGCTGCGCATGGCCCTGCGCTCGCCGTCGGTCCATACGATAG
- the gatB gene encoding Asp-tRNA(Asn)/Glu-tRNA(Gln) amidotransferase subunit GatB, translating to MKYESVIGLEVHVELKTKTKIFCGCSTEFGAEPNTHVCPVCLGLPGVLPVLNKEVLHFAVKAGLALHCDILPYSKFDRKNYYYPDLPKNFQTSQFDLPICKGGYVDIEVNGEQRRIHLTRIHMEEDAGKLVHSGGSIDTADSSCVDYNRTGVPLLEIVGEPELRSGEEARAYLEKLRSILQYLGVSDCRLEEGSMRCDANISVRPVGSDKLGTKTELKNINSFSGVQKGIEYEAVRQAQILEEGGTIQQCTRGWDDAKGVTFLQRVKEGDSDYRYFPEPDLIPIEVSPEYIEEVRKELPEMPDARKKRFMDELGLPEYDANLLTLEKQTADYFEDVVKCGVDAKTASNWMLGEFAKLLNENGVGAVDSPVQPAALAELLQLIAKNTISGKIAKKVLPEMWKSGKSANDVVKEQGLVQITDTGALEELVKKIIEANPQSVADYKAGKKKAIGFLVGQIMKETKGRANPGVVNELLTKNLQ from the coding sequence ATGAAATACGAATCCGTTATCGGCTTGGAAGTCCACGTCGAACTGAAAACGAAGACAAAGATTTTCTGCGGCTGCAGCACTGAATTCGGCGCCGAACCGAATACCCACGTCTGCCCGGTCTGCCTGGGCCTGCCCGGCGTGCTGCCCGTCCTCAATAAGGAAGTGCTCCACTTTGCCGTCAAGGCAGGGCTGGCGCTGCACTGCGACATTTTGCCGTACAGCAAATTTGACCGCAAAAACTACTACTATCCCGATTTGCCGAAAAACTTCCAGACATCCCAGTTTGACCTGCCTATCTGCAAGGGCGGCTACGTGGATATCGAAGTCAACGGCGAACAGCGCCGCATCCACCTGACCCGCATCCACATGGAAGAAGACGCCGGCAAGCTCGTTCACAGCGGCGGCAGCATCGACACGGCTGATTCGTCCTGTGTCGACTACAACCGCACGGGCGTGCCTCTCCTGGAAATCGTCGGCGAACCGGAGCTGCGCAGCGGCGAAGAAGCGCGGGCCTATTTGGAAAAGCTGCGTTCCATTCTCCAGTACTTAGGCGTATCGGACTGCCGTCTCGAAGAAGGCAGCATGCGCTGCGACGCCAACATCTCCGTCCGTCCTGTCGGCAGCGACAAGCTCGGCACGAAGACGGAATTGAAGAATATCAACTCCTTCAGCGGCGTGCAGAAGGGTATTGAATATGAAGCCGTCCGCCAGGCCCAGATCCTCGAAGAAGGCGGCACAATTCAGCAGTGCACCCGCGGCTGGGACGACGCCAAGGGTGTTACGTTCCTCCAGCGCGTCAAGGAAGGCGACAGCGATTACCGCTATTTCCCCGAACCGGATTTGATTCCCATCGAAGTATCGCCGGAATACATTGAAGAAGTCCGCAAGGAACTGCCGGAAATGCCCGACGCCCGCAAGAAGCGCTTTATGGACGAATTGGGCCTGCCCGAATACGACGCCAACCTGCTGACCTTGGAAAAGCAGACGGCAGACTATTTCGAAGACGTCGTCAAATGCGGCGTCGACGCCAAGACGGCATCGAACTGGATGCTCGGCGAATTTGCCAAGCTCCTCAATGAAAACGGCGTAGGCGCTGTCGACTCGCCCGTGCAGCCGGCGGCGCTGGCCGAACTGCTCCAGCTCATCGCCAAGAACACCATTTCCGGCAAAATCGCCAAGAAGGTACTGCCTGAAATGTGGAAATCCGGCAAGTCGGCCAATGACGTCGTAAAAGAACAGGGCCTCGTACAGATTACCGATACGGGCGCACTGGAAGAACTGGTCAAGAAGATCATCGAAGCCAATCCGCAGTCCGTTGCCGACTACAAGGCCGGCAAGAAGAAGGCTATCGGCTTTCTCGTCGGCCAGATCATGAAGGAAACGAAAGGCCGGGCTAACCCCGGTGTCGTCAACGAGCTCTTGACGAAAAATTTGCAATAG
- a CDS encoding acetyltransferase: MNIIEIKGNRDAYIEPLTELWEQSVKATHDFLSADEIAAIKKYVPQALGGVPVLVVARSEQQAMTAFLGLDGGRIEMLFVSPDERGKGIGKALIQQAVERYGAWEVTVNEQNPQAVGFYERMGFTVYKRSDLDEQGNPYPLLYMKLPR, from the coding sequence ATGAACATTATAGAAATTAAAGGGAACAGAGATGCCTATATTGAGCCCTTGACGGAACTGTGGGAACAGTCGGTCAAGGCGACGCACGATTTTTTATCGGCCGACGAAATAGCGGCCATTAAGAAGTATGTGCCGCAGGCTCTGGGCGGCGTGCCCGTATTAGTCGTGGCTCGCAGCGAGCAACAGGCCATGACGGCCTTCCTGGGATTGGACGGCGGCCGCATTGAAATGCTTTTCGTCTCGCCGGATGAACGGGGAAAGGGCATTGGAAAAGCCTTGATTCAGCAGGCTGTGGAACGATACGGGGCTTGGGAAGTAACGGTAAACGAGCAAAATCCCCAGGCCGTCGGCTTTTACGAGCGCATGGGATTTACGGTGTATAAACGGTCGGATTTGGACGAGCAGGGAAATCCTTATCCGCTGCTGTACATGAAGCTGCCAAGATAA
- the gatA gene encoding Asp-tRNA(Asn)/Glu-tRNA(Gln) amidotransferase subunit GatA has translation MVTIHGLHDKLVKGELSAVELTKAYIARKDAVEPQVQAFLSDNREFALEAAAAVDKKIAAGEAIADLAGVPGAIKDNICIKGQYATCASKMLKNFKSPYNATVIEKLMDVDYVSLGKTNMDEFAMGSSTENSAFQITHNPWGLDYVPGGSSGGSAAAVAAGECVWSLGSDTGGSVRQPAAYCGVVGLKPTYGLISRYGLIAFASSLDQIGTFTNDVEDCAIVLNAVAGHDAKDSTSIPQAKKDYKQALVNDVKGMKIGIPEEFFGEGLDAECRKALDEAIETYKKLGAEIVPVSMPHVKYGIAAYYIIAPAEASSNLARYDGVGFGLRVEGKDIVDMYIKTRSEGFGPEVQRRILLGTYVLSSGYYDAYYLRAMKVRTLIKHDYDEALKQCDVLLTPTAPDTAFKIGQNSGNPLAMYLGDVCTVTLNLAGLPGLSIPCGYKNGLPIGMQLIGKALDEETLLRAAYTFEQNRTDLRKPLPMGEVEL, from the coding sequence GTGGTAACGATACATGGATTACACGACAAGCTCGTCAAAGGCGAACTGTCTGCCGTTGAATTGACAAAAGCCTATATTGCCCGCAAAGACGCCGTAGAACCGCAGGTTCAGGCTTTTTTGTCGGATAACCGCGAATTTGCGCTGGAAGCGGCTGCTGCCGTCGATAAAAAAATCGCTGCCGGTGAAGCGATTGCCGATCTGGCTGGCGTTCCCGGGGCCATTAAAGATAATATCTGCATTAAAGGACAGTACGCTACGTGCGCGTCCAAGATGCTGAAAAATTTCAAATCGCCGTATAATGCGACGGTTATTGAAAAGCTGATGGACGTCGATTACGTCAGCCTTGGCAAGACCAACATGGATGAATTCGCCATGGGCAGCTCGACGGAAAACTCGGCCTTCCAGATTACGCATAACCCCTGGGGGCTGGATTATGTTCCCGGCGGCTCGTCGGGCGGTTCGGCTGCTGCCGTCGCTGCCGGCGAATGCGTATGGTCTCTCGGCTCCGATACGGGCGGATCGGTCCGCCAGCCTGCGGCTTACTGCGGCGTCGTCGGCCTCAAACCGACGTACGGCCTCATTTCCCGCTACGGCCTCATCGCCTTTGCGTCGTCCCTCGACCAGATCGGCACCTTTACGAACGACGTAGAAGACTGCGCCATTGTGCTGAATGCCGTTGCCGGTCACGACGCGAAAGACTCGACGTCTATTCCGCAGGCTAAAAAGGACTACAAGCAGGCCTTGGTCAACGACGTCAAGGGCATGAAGATCGGCATTCCCGAAGAATTCTTCGGCGAAGGCCTCGACGCTGAATGCCGCAAGGCCTTGGATGAAGCCATTGAAACGTACAAGAAATTAGGCGCGGAAATCGTGCCGGTCAGCATGCCTCACGTAAAATACGGCATCGCCGCCTACTACATCATCGCCCCGGCCGAAGCCAGCTCCAACCTGGCCCGGTACGACGGCGTCGGCTTTGGCCTGCGCGTCGAAGGCAAGGACATCGTCGATATGTATATCAAGACCCGTTCCGAAGGCTTCGGCCCGGAAGTACAGCGCCGCATCCTTCTCGGCACGTACGTCCTGAGCTCCGGCTATTACGACGCCTACTATCTGCGGGCTATGAAGGTCCGCACGCTTATCAAGCATGATTACGACGAAGCGCTGAAGCAATGCGACGTCCTCCTGACGCCGACGGCTCCGGACACGGCCTTCAAGATCGGCCAGAACAGCGGCAACCCGCTGGCCATGTACTTAGGCGACGTCTGCACCGTTACGCTGAACCTGGCAGGACTTCCGGGACTCAGCATTCCCTGCGGCTATAAAAACGGCCTGCCTATCGGCATGCAGCTCATCGGCAAGGCCCTCGATGAAGAAACGCTGCTCCGTGCGGCTTACACCTTTGAACAGAATAGAACGGACTTGCGCAAGCCGTTGCCTATGGGGGAGGTTGAATTATAA